The window ACATCCAGGCGGTCGTGGCCGCTGACTATATCCGCAATCTTCGCGAAGAGACCCGCAAAGGGTTTTACGGTCGGCTCAAGCAGGGCCTGTATCCTTTGGCCGCGCCCGCCGGGTATTGCGACAACGGCAAGGGCCAACCCAAAACTGTTTGTCCAAAGAATGGGCCACTGGTCAAACAACTCTTTGATCTCTATGTCAGCGGTCAATACTCACTCACCACGTTGGCTGATGAAATGCACGCACGAGGATTGCGTTCCCGGACTGGGGGACGGGTACCGAGAAGTATGATTGCGGTTATCCTCGCCAATCCATTCTATGTCGGCACCATCCGCGTCCACAGCACTGGCGAAGTTTTTCCCGGCGTACACGAACCACTTATCCGCCGTAGCCGCTTCGATGATGTCCAGAGCATTCTCCATGGCCGTATGCCTAAGTGTCAGCGTGTTCATCACCACTTGTTCCGCCAGCTTTTCAAGTGTTCGCAGTGCGAGAACCTGCTCATCGGCGAACGACAGAAAGGGCATGTCTATTATCGCTGTCAAACCCGTGGCTGCCGCCAGACCTCGCTCCGCGAGGAATCCCTCGATGATGCTGTTCGCTCAGCCCTGACATCGCTCACGCTCAGTGACGAAGAATATGAATTACTCTCGGCGGAGGCAGAGACCATGGAAACCGAGCAGGAGAAAACCGCTCACGAAGCGGTGGAGTCGCTGCGGTTGCAAGTGGCTGCTGTTGCCGCGCGGTTGGATCGGCTGACGGACGCGTACTTGGACCAGGCTATCGAAAAGGAGGCCTACCAATCACGGCAGGCTTCGCATCTGGAGGATCAGCAGCGATTGAAGGAAAAACTGCGCGATGCGGAGGCGGTTCTGGAGGCAAACCGCAACCAACTCCAAGATTTTCTCGAACTGGTGAAAAGCTTTACGCTGCTTTATGAAATGGGAACGGACGATGAAAAACGCAATGTCATGCAAAGCGTGTTCTCGAACCAGACCGCATTTGGAAAAGACGTTGTGGTTACGCTGTATTTTCCGTTTCAGGCGATGGCAAATCGGCCACCTGTCCTGGATTGTGCCGATGGTAGGACTTGCACCTACGACCTCCGCTTTATGAGTGCGATGCTCTAACTACCTGAGCTACATCGGCATACCTAGTAAACATACAAATTATCCATAAAATATAAGAAAAATCAACCACCTTGATTGACCAGACCACAATAAGCATGTTAGTATTTAGCGTATTGTAGTGCCCAAAAGGCAATATCGCGGGGAGGACGAACGGCAAGTCGCAAGGCTCATAACCTTGAAATAGTGGGTTCAACTCCCACCCCCGCAACAATTGAACGTAGTGAAATTGGTGCGGGGAGCAAAAGAACTACTTCTTTTGCGTGTGGGAGTTGAAAACCGGAAGTATGTTTTTCTAGCAAGAAAAACAACTGAGGTGGGGCTGCGACCGAGCCGAGTGACGACGAGGTGAGAGTTGTAGCCTACTCCCTCTTTGGGATCGCGAAATGAAATCGAAAAATACCCGCCCCCGTAGGGGAAACTCCTACCCTGACTTTTTTAATCCAGGCCACGGAAATTTCAAATGACGATTTGAAAATTATTCCTAACCAACTCCCTTCTAATTAAATATATCTAAACTCTCTAAATACCTTTTCATACAAACCAATCACCCGTTGAGTCTCCCTTTTGTTTAATTCATAACCACCTTCGTGGGCAATAGCATTACGAACTTTATGAGCCTCCCAAGCATCATTTAAAGTTAGGAAGTCGCTCGGTTCGATCATCTTCAATCTCTCCCCTAAATTACCCCCTTTATAGCCAATATTGGCCACCATGGCGTCCAACATAGTATCAGCTTCAATAATAGCCAACTTCCAATCCGCTGGATTATCAGACTCCAAAGCGGAAATAATATTTTCCCAGTCCTGACTAACTTTATCCTCTGCTCCTTCCCGCCAAGCAGTTACCAAAAGAGACATCATGTTTTCCCGATCTTCCTGCCATTGATGAAAAATTAGATAAGCTAAGTAGGCCATCACCAAGGACAAGAAAATAGCCAACACTCCCCAACTAATTTTGAGTATCAAAATGTAAACAGGATTAAGACTAAAAACAGACCATACGTAAATATAAATACCCTTGATCAGAAAATAAATTTTGCTAAAAATTAATTCCAAATTGAGACTAACCATAGATAAAGACTATTATGCTCCAAAAAATTGTTTTCCGATAGCAAATAACACCTCTTCGTTGAAATGATCAGCTGTAAATTGCACCCCCAGTGGTAAACCAGATTTCGTCACACCAGATGGCACAGAAATAGCCGGCACTCCTGCTAAATTGACAGGAACAGTAAAAATATCTTCCAAATACATTTGTAGTGGATCATTAACTTTCGCACCCACTGGAAAAGCTGGGGTGGGAGCAGTAGGAGTCAAAATCAGATCAACCCCGTTATTGTTTTTATCAAAAGCTTTTTTATATTCATTGGTAATAACTTGTCGGACACCACAAGCTTTGCCATAGTAAGCATCGTAATAACCAGCCGACAAAACATACGTACCCAACATAATCCGCCGACGAACTTCTGGCCCAAAACCTTCCCCTCTCGTTTTCATGTAGTCTTCCAAAAGATTTAGACCGTCAACATGAGAACCATAACGAACCCCATCGAAACGCGACATATTAGAAGAGACCTCAGCGGGCATCAAAACATAATAACAAGCTAGTGAATATTTAAGATTCGGTAGTTCAATCTGTCTTACTTCGTGACCCAACTCAGTCAGTTTCTTAAGAGTTTCATCAAAATTTTGCTTCACCTCTGCATCAAGACCGCGACTAACAAAGTCAGTCGGCACACCGATCACTAATTTACTAGACACAGTCGCTAGTTTGGGATCAACACTCGTTGAATCGAAAGAGTCTCGGCCGGCAATTATTTTATACAAAGTTTCAGCATCCTCTACTGTTTTAGTGATTGGTCCAATTTGATCAAGAGATGAAGCCATCGCCATGACTCCATGACGAGAGACTGTACCATAGGTAGGCTTTAGACCAACCACCCCACAAAAGCTAGCTGGTTGACGAATAGAACCACCAGTATCAGAACCAAGGGCACAAAGGGCCAGATCTCCGCCAACTACGGCCGCTGAACCACCAGAAGAACCACCAGCCACTCGCTCAGAATCATACGGGTTTCTGGTTGGACCAAAAGCGGAGTTTTCAGTTGAGCCACCCATAGCAAATTCATCCATGTTTGTCCGACCTATAAAAATAGCTCCAGCTTGTTTTAGTTTTTCAATCACCGTCGCATCATAAGTGGCTCGATAATCGGCTAACATTTTTG is drawn from Candidatus Vogelbacteria bacterium and contains these coding sequences:
- the gatA gene encoding Asp-tRNA(Asn)/Glu-tRNA(Gln) amidotransferase subunit GatA; this translates as MALDLKNLTITKAITGLQSGEFTSTDLVKAYLANIEIRNKDLNAYLEVFSDVLDQAKKADELRASGAEVGPLTGVPIAIKDNILIKGRVATAASKMLADYRATYDATVIEKLKQAGAIFIGRTNMDEFAMGGSTENSAFGPTRNPYDSERVAGGSSGGSAAVVGGDLALCALGSDTGGSIRQPASFCGVVGLKPTYGTVSRHGVMAMASSLDQIGPITKTVEDAETLYKIIAGRDSFDSTSVDPKLATVSSKLVIGVPTDFVSRGLDAEVKQNFDETLKKLTELGHEVRQIELPNLKYSLACYYVLMPAEVSSNMSRFDGVRYGSHVDGLNLLEDYMKTRGEGFGPEVRRRIMLGTYVLSAGYYDAYYGKACGVRQVITNEYKKAFDKNNNGVDLILTPTAPTPAFPVGAKVNDPLQMYLEDIFTVPVNLAGVPAISVPSGVTKSGLPLGVQFTADHFNEEVLFAIGKQFFGA